In Rhodamnia argentea isolate NSW1041297 chromosome 5, ASM2092103v1, whole genome shotgun sequence, the DNA window AAAGAGGGAGCCCTATTATTTTCGGAAGATGAAGCCGGGTCGGTGAGATTAACTGTAGTTATGTCATGTATACTTGGTCGCCTCTTGTCTTTCACACCAGAAAGCTGTCTCATGAAGTACTTCTGAGCATGGCTTGCGACTTGAGTGGGCGTCTTTGACACCACAAACTTGCGCGAGATGTTTCTCCAATCCCCTTTGCCGTACTTAAGGAGCCCCATCAGAAACCGCCTGTTATTTCAGCATCAAGCTTACATGTCAAATTCTAAAGACAGGCATTAGCGGCTGAAAAGCATAGTGAATGTCTTCATAAAGTGATTGCAACCTCCCATGAGGATCCCCAAACACACAAGCTGAGAATACCCTACATCTCTACGGggaactgttttttttttgcttggtttAAATGCCGATTAACATCCAAGTTGCTATCAACTATAAAGTAGAGATTTGGTGAAGAAGGTAACACAACCATAATGAAAACCCGTAATAATCTATATCGAAAACCATTTGTTCCTTCATCATCCTCCTTACTATCTCTACGCCTGAAAGAAAAAAGGCAACTTTGGGAGGTTCATATCAGTCATGATGTTCAAAATGCAGCTAATTGATAGCACAGCAGCCGTATACTTCCCATAAACTTCAGAACCTACCAACGTGTCTTCAAAATAGAAATCATCACCACTAGTTTAGTAGTTATCAAGCAGAACTCAAAAAGAGAATGCTTTCATGAGATCATAAAGATGAAACCACCTGCAGTATGCAAACTTCCAGTTTACGACATGtatcaaccaaaaaaagaaaaaagggtcgGCCAGTTCTATAAAATCACAGTATAAGAGGCAAAATTCCCAAGAGAATTAGATACGATGACAACAACAACTACACATAGTTGAGGCCAGCGAGATGAATTCCTTCTCCAACTAATTAGATGTTCTTCGGAAAAAAAAGACGAACCTGTGCTCCTCCTGGGTCCAAGGCACTCCCTTCTTTCTTTCGTGATCGGCTCCGCGGCCAGCCGAGGATTTCTTCCTACACGCAACGAAATCTGTTCCATCGATGGACTCCAGCGCGAAAGTCGAGCACAAGTACCCGTGAATCGGGTCCCGACCCGCTTCGATTTCGCACACATCCTCCTCTAACTCCCTGTACTTGGTCTCCACATCCAGAACCGACTTCCCGACAATCGCAGCGATCTTAAACCACCGGTCCGGCGTGTCCTTATCGTGTATCGCGAGCGCGCTCTCGAACCTCTTGTTCTCTTCTTTAGTCCAGCGGGTGCTGAACCAAGTGGAATTGGAAATACAGGATGGTGGGTATAGAGTCTCCATTGCCACCAGTCGTGATACCAGTCGAAACTCCTCTCCCCCCCAAAGATAAGATTTTGGGGGATTCAGCCGAGAGAATGCAGAGATTTTGAGGGTTCCCACAGCTTATAAAGAAGTCACCACAAAGGTCGCTTACTGGAAACAAGAATCTCCCTTTATTCTTGATCTTCagaattcaaaaattcaaattccaGTTCAAAAGATTATCACTAAGATCAAATTTTTCTGAATCCAACagaatctagagagagagagagagagagggagagatatgATCAAGAGGAGTCTGAGCAAGAAAGTTAAATAGTAAGGATTACAGTAAAGCAACACTCAAATTGCAAATCaaagcataataaaaaaaaaagaaccaaagaaaAATCTCTGGGGGGCAcagaataaaacaaaaacaaaacgacccaaaaggaaaaacagaaccAGAAGATTAAAGATGGTGGACGAGGAGAGACCTcagttgaaaaagaaaggaaggcggagagagagagagagagagattcctgAGAATCagacacaagaaaagaaaaagacgcGGGAAAagtgaggatttttttttggttcccctCTCTTTCTTCGTTGCTttggagagaagaaaagaagctaAAGCGGAGCTCGGCGGATCGATATACGAAGATGGGTCACTGGCCTTTCTCACTGTAATTCGACGATGAGTCGAGTCCGCGAACGAGTTCAGCGCGTTGCGAGTGAGCAAGGGGATGAGCGAGTGGGAAAAAAGGCGATGAACAGTGGAGGCCAAGTGGCTGCTTCGTGATTGATTGAGCGTGCGAGCGGAGATCCGTACGCGATGCGATCTTCCATTTTTGGTTAAAATAGGGAGATTTTTtagacccacaaaaaaaaaaaacaaaataggtTGATTTTACTCCTTCAATCATCAACAGCAGATTGGAGATGCTTTTATGAGGTCCGCCAAAAATgattgcattttgaattttctcaaatcttaTTATACACAATAAATCCTTGATTTATCGCCTCTAATTTTAGGAAGATATCGGCCTAATAATCGAACActactgtcggttatttctgactacacgatctctcaatcgaTGAATGCTTTATACAAAATACACGATGATGAAGTGTGGATTTACAATTAAGATTTTACATTCCCGACAGTATTGTTAGGAAATCATTTCTCCCGATTTTATGTGAATTTTTCGCGATAAGTATCTACTCCATGCCcaagaaataaataattgtGCAATCAATCACGACTCTTATCATTCGATACAAAAGTATGGATGGATGGCCCgaatgaaattaaaaataacacgTCAACTAAGTGTTTAAGATATCTCATAGTAAAGTACAGTTTAATTGGAGCCAAATTGTAGAAATGACTTTTATTTAACAGATAGATCTTAACAAATATGTTTTCAATACATTACGCAATTTCCCACATATCTACAATGCGTAATTAATTATGACTTTTTATCGTCGGATGCATAATCATAGAATAACTCTAGCGAGATAGTTTTCACAAGTTATGATTGAGAGTTACAGTGTAACGGCCTAGACCTGCCACCTTGGCGGCACAGCGTcctattgtccgctttggacacacaacTTTCGCGATTTTGTTTCTCCAAAAGTCGCTCATACAACCCCCAAAAAACGCGTTTTGCAAGTCTAAGGAGGACCTAGCCATATAAATCATCCCAAGGTCCACtcctaagcgatgtgggacaagagTGTCACATACAGTACATAAACAAAGATAAAAAGGTATTTTATTCTAAATCTAAAATTACACATACACAATTAAATGTATTATCAAGAACACCCATCAATTTATAATTTAGGAAGAGAGTTTTTATCTCTTTATAATTATGAGAATAGTATTTGAATTCATataacagcaaaaaaaaaaaagtctcattATAATGTTTTTTGTTGTTTCATCAAGAGAAAAGTGTAGGAAAGTTGAAAtaccatttctcttttttttttttgggctaaacTTTCTCATagtccacctttttttttttggtccaaatattcCACTTCACTCGTCCGAATAAGATCCCgcgccctttttttttggggggtcaagAATTAGATCCTTTACTAGCtgaattttatgattgaaattgGGAATGAGTATCCACTTGGTATAATTCTAAGAtaaaaaaggaatcacttggcCTAATTGGACCGACAATTGTGCACAATCATCCCAAATGGAATAATTCTCATTTGGACTAACTTGTCATTCTTGTCAACTGCTCATTCATTCCCCATTTGACTCCCTTTGACTTCTCTTGGTTGGTGTGATTGTGAGATCTTCTTGCAGAGAGCAATCTCTTCTCAATCAACCGATCTCCCCTCGGTTTACAGGTGGAGACATGGGTTCAACAGCTTTAAAAGAGCTTCTTGTCCGCTCGAATTTCTTTATCTGGGTATCGCAAAATTTTTACAAAATCGAGCGACTTTAATCCTctgataaaatgaaaagatgttACGTGAAATTTCTCTGAGAGACAAGGACGAATATGCTCGAGTAGGTTCTATTAAATAGAGATGGACACTTGAATTAGTTCAAAGACAACACAGTCTCCATCAACCCACCCCACTAAATTAAATTGAAGAAGAATTCTTTaactctgtgtttttttttttttttttttaatcgtgagatctcattctcttcttcaGACATTCCCAAATCTCCTGGTCTAAATAGTGCAACTCCTGATTGGTCAACTGTCCATTCTCAAACCAACAATTGAAAAGCCCCCCACAACAATGTTTTCCTAACATTTTGGAAGGTCACTAGGAGGAGGCAAAAGGGATTCGCTTGGGCCATCACCATCTTCCACTATGAACACCATCTTCAGTCCCCATGTTGTGTGCACTTCCAAATGGCAGTGCAGAAACCAAACACCTGCAATTTCATAGCATCGccaaaagggggggaaaaaggTGGAAATAGATTCATCAGACTCAAAAAGGAAATGGGTTTCTGTGAAGTTGTCTATAACTTGACACAAGTTCAATCAAAACTCAAGTTAGGCAGCTAAATTGACAGATATATGCTCTTGTCTGGAAAGGATGATACCAGTGCTAAACCAATTAAGATGACCGAATTGTCCGATATCTGAAACAGAATGCTTTCTTTACCTGGATTATCTGCTCTGAATCTGATCGCGGTCCATCCGCCGGTAGGCACTCCGATCGTGTTCCTCTCGACCGGGTCGACCAGATTGAAGTTCTTGGGGTCCTTGTTCGGGTCGTAATTCCCCAAGCCTTTCCCGACGGCGAAAAAGTTGAAGCCATGCAAATGAGTAGGGTGGTTCTCTGGTGCAATTATAGAAGTGCCCTGAAGAACGATCTGAACTGTGGAGTTGTATGCGAGCTTGTAAACTCGCGTCCCGTTCATCGTTTGCATGTTACTTGGCGGCGTCCCTGTGTAATTGAACGTCATCGGGGGGTTTCCGGGGAAATTGTCGGTGTAAACCCCTCTTATCTTGTGGTAATGTGCTTCGAGGATGTCGGTGCttggcatcacgaaactcaCATTGTTCAATGCTGCAACTAGCTTGCTCCCGTTGACACATGTGGAACACGGGTTCACTCCGACACTCATTGTGAAGAGAAGGGAATGATCGATGGCCAATGGGACGTTCGCGGGGTATCGCTTCGAATTGAGGCTCTGAAGCGAGTTGATGAAGCTGAATTCGACCGAGGTGGCATTGATGGCAGGAATGCTGGCTCGAACCGTAGCAGTAGAGACGTGGGTGCCAGAGTATTGCATAATGCCAGTCGCAGTCAAATTGTCGACTCCAACAATGGTGTCCATGAAGGGAGAGATGGCCATAAGGTAGGTTCCGCCGCTCTGGTGGGCAGCTAGGAGGACGTTGGTGGTCTGTCCCGGGGCGATAAATATCGTGTCGATGCTGAAGGGTTTGGTGTAGGAAGCATCGACTTCAACCACGGTCAAGTTGTGCCCCGCGATCTTGAAGAAAAGCTCGTCGTTCACAGCGGCGTTTACGATCCGCAGGAGATAGGTCTTGCCACTTTCCACATGGAGTGTATAGCCTGACAAGTTCAGAAAGCCAAAAATAAGATGGCAGCGCTGTATTCTGTTGGTTGATAGCAGCATAAGCTAATGAGCATCTTTGGTTGTATTCCAATCCGTATTTCGGTACGACACAGGCAATTCTGCATGGTAAGTCTGATTTCGAGTTTGATACAATTCAGTTCAAACTGGATGTATGAGATAATGTATACCCCATTTTCAGTACCCTGAGAAGAGCAACTGGGGAAAGGCCCCGGATGTCCATTGATGGTGTGCGCATCTGATATATTTGGTGGCAGGCCTGATTGTACAGACTGGCTGATCACGAGCTCGGTATCGGCTTTCCACCATTCACCTGTCAATTTTCGCAAGACACAACACGTATTTTCAGCCGAACTAGCAAGGCTATCTCAGAGAAATTCCTGGCTGAGAGCGGCCTAAATCAAGGTTTTTAGGACAGACCTAAAATGATGATCTTTTCCTTGGAAGGCTTTGGGAAAGGGTACGGGACTCCTCGCTTGGGCAAGATGACGATGGCGCCGTGAAGGGTCGACCTGAGCCAAGTGATGTGCGCATGCCAGAGCAATGTGCCTCTCTGGCCTGTAAGTGTGAAGTTGTAGACATAGCTTTGTCCCGGCCGAATTGGGCACTGTGTGATGTATGCCGGTCCGTCGGACCAGCACGTCCTTAACTGCCTCACCCCATGCCTGAACAAATTACACCCATTTAATCATCTTGAAATGCGACTTTTATCGGTTAGTTTCACGGGTACGATAATGTTTTAGTTATTAACGACAGCTCCTTGAATAAGTAAGCACATTTACGTTGAATGCAATCCAATTAGAAGGTTCGAAGGTTCAACAGAACACGAGCCAAGAATCTACAAATGAAGCTTACTGTCGTTATGCAGGTTTCAATACATTCAAAAGACCGGAACAAAAGTTTTAGATCGAAAATATCACGGGACTGGAGTCAAGATCTGAACTTTAATCAGCCGAAGAGCTGTATGCAATGATCATGGACATTACAGCAACTTAAAACTAACGATTcgttgttaaaaaaaatgtgagttAGTATATCACCGTATCATTTCGAATGCATAAAAATGCAACCAGATTACCAAATGAGCATAATCTAGCAAGTACCAGTGAATGGTGACGTTGTAGGAAACGTG includes these proteins:
- the LOC115743671 gene encoding transcription factor DIVARICATA-like, whose protein sequence is METLYPPSCISNSTWFSTRWTKEENKRFESALAIHDKDTPDRWFKIAAIVGKSVLDVETKYRELEEDVCEIEAGRDPIHGYLCSTFALESIDGTDFVACRKKSSAGRGADHERKKGVPWTQEEHRRFLMGLLKYGKGDWRNISRKFVVSKTPTQVASHAQKYFMRQLSGVKDKRRPSIHDITTVNLTDPASSSENNRAPSLDQPNVLSSQQKLISTPELALDHSLSNYGGFMFFDSSHGHLLMPDAYGFGLNGMRLQEKHNPDGVYPSTGFRSSLIGIHSSRHQIQG
- the LOC115743659 gene encoding laccase-4-like, encoding MERWWFPAMLVVALMLPAAAKGLARHYKFSVVMKNTTKLCASKPIVTVNGKFPGPTLYAREDDTVLVQVVNHVSYNVTIHWHGVRQLRTCWSDGPAYITQCPIRPGQSYVYNFTLTGQRGTLLWHAHITWLRSTLHGAIVILPKRGVPYPFPKPSKEKIIILGEWWKADTELVISQSVQSGLPPNISDAHTINGHPGPFPSCSSQGYTLHVESGKTYLLRIVNAAVNDELFFKIAGHNLTVVEVDASYTKPFSIDTIFIAPGQTTNVLLAAHQSGGTYLMAISPFMDTIVGVDNLTATGIMQYSGTHVSTATVRASIPAINATSVEFSFINSLQSLNSKRYPANVPLAIDHSLLFTMSVGVNPCSTCVNGSKLVAALNNVSFVMPSTDILEAHYHKIRGVYTDNFPGNPPMTFNYTGTPPSNMQTMNGTRVYKLAYNSTVQIVLQGTSIIAPENHPTHLHGFNFFAVGKGLGNYDPNKDPKNFNLVDPVERNTIGVPTGGWTAIRFRADNPGVWFLHCHLEVHTTWGLKMVFIVEDGDGPSESLLPPPSDLPKC